A stretch of the Teretinema zuelzerae genome encodes the following:
- a CDS encoding J domain-containing protein produces the protein MNQVHERISLERNLSLVLGRQVRLGSPDLQGLDPRALKKAFYRRAHEYHPDKAAVLGKDPEYLANRFRSLQDAYELVLDSWNSGAYHHLEARAAEAPRAYSARSESPVRGEDAARRDNSTRSESPVRGEDAARSDNSARSDNSARKNSAGPAWQAAQAAGSDERAQSRRRPRTDSSTDSRTDSRTDSRAAEEDRPRENADAQTRRHARNRSHAHADRRDSAETRDARKSRSENTDGGADCARSRVETAGAGVFHSGPLPRTELRLAQYLYYLGKIDWNTLIRALCWQYRSRPRTGDIAVELGYMTRHAVHKTLTQRKAGELFGQAALRMGSIEPGEFSVVMGRQRLMKLPIGRYFIDRGLLTEEEMDSCAEDLRRHNITVRSEAFTAKL, from the coding sequence ATGAATCAAGTACATGAGCGCATCAGTCTGGAACGGAATCTCAGTTTAGTGCTTGGCCGCCAGGTGCGCCTCGGAAGCCCGGACCTTCAGGGGCTCGATCCCAGGGCGCTCAAAAAAGCGTTTTACCGGCGCGCGCACGAGTACCATCCGGACAAGGCGGCGGTTCTCGGCAAGGATCCGGAATACCTGGCGAATCGTTTCAGATCGCTGCAGGACGCATACGAGCTTGTTCTGGATTCATGGAACAGCGGCGCCTACCATCACCTTGAAGCGCGCGCGGCAGAAGCTCCCCGGGCCTATTCCGCCCGAAGCGAAAGTCCGGTTCGCGGCGAAGACGCAGCCCGAAGGGATAATTCAACCCGAAGCGAAAGTCCGGTTCGCGGCGAAGACGCAGCCCGAAGCGATAACTCAGCCCGAAGCGATAACTCAGCCCGAAAAAACAGTGCCGGCCCGGCATGGCAAGCCGCACAGGCCGCCGGTTCGGACGAGAGAGCGCAGTCGCGCAGGCGCCCGCGAACTGACTCGAGCACCGATTCGCGCACCGATTCGCGAACAGACTCGCGCGCCGCGGAGGAAGACCGCCCGCGGGAGAACGCGGACGCGCAAACGCGCAGACATGCCCGGAACCGATCGCACGCACATGCCGATCGGCGAGACAGCGCAGAAACGCGCGATGCGCGCAAGAGCCGGAGCGAAAACACGGACGGCGGGGCCGATTGCGCCCGGAGCAGGGTTGAAACGGCAGGAGCGGGGGTATTCCATTCCGGACCGCTGCCGAGAACGGAACTGAGGCTCGCGCAATACTTGTATTATCTGGGCAAGATCGACTGGAATACGCTGATACGGGCGCTGTGCTGGCAGTACCGGTCCCGGCCGAGGACCGGCGACATCGCGGTAGAGCTCGGCTATATGACGAGACACGCGGTACACAAAACGCTGACGCAGAGAAAGGCCGGAGAACTGTTCGGCCAGGCGGCCCTGCGGATGGGCAGCATCGAGCCCGGCGAATTCTCCGTCGTCATGGGCAGACAACGGCTCATGAAGCTCCCCATCGGCAGATACTTCATCGACCGCGGCCTCCTTACGGAAGAAGAAATGGACAGTTGCGCGGAAGATCTCCGCAGGCACAATATAACCGTCCGCTCGGAAGCCTTCACGGCGAAACTGTAA
- a CDS encoding cyclic nucleotide-binding domain-containing protein, which yields MKDYYSYLWTKQKGVDMTTALDGIPGGLSQEIRLFLNKDMLSKVHIFKSAEELFLREAVRLMKPQVFLPGEFIIRQGEFADCMYFLAAGEVLVQINGTEVARLGAGSTFGEMALVTNQYRNASVIALNYGTGYRLEKDDFYVLRTRYPEFDRQVEEITKERTT from the coding sequence GTGAAGGATTACTACTCGTACCTGTGGACGAAGCAGAAGGGCGTCGACATGACGACGGCCCTCGACGGAATTCCCGGAGGGCTTTCGCAGGAAATCAGGCTGTTCCTCAACAAAGACATGCTTTCCAAGGTGCATATTTTCAAAAGCGCCGAGGAGCTCTTCCTGCGGGAGGCGGTGCGCCTCATGAAGCCGCAGGTATTCCTCCCGGGGGAGTTCATCATCAGGCAGGGAGAATTCGCCGACTGCATGTATTTCCTCGCGGCCGGCGAAGTGCTGGTGCAAATAAACGGGACGGAGGTCGCGCGGCTCGGGGCGGGATCGACGTTCGGGGAAATGGCCCTCGTTACGAACCAGTACCGGAACGCGAGCGTCATCGCGCTGAACTACGGAACCGGGTATCGGCTTGAAAAGGACGATTTCTACGTGCTCCGGACCCGGTATCCCGAGTTCGACCGGCAGGTGGAAGAAATCACCAAAGAACGGACGACCTGA
- the thiE gene encoding thiamine phosphate synthase gives MPDNIDYTLYAVTDDSPDIAAKLAEALEGGATIVQLRRKGCGSKELAEKARALKAITDAAAVPLVVNDDPEAAKLSGAAGAHIGQGDGDVRKAREILGPDKILGVSAGTVAEAARAEREGADYIGVGAVFPTGSKADAESVSIGTLREIAAAVSIPVVAIGGIGEGNIGRLAGSGIAGIAVISALFSPAGGTVREAARKLKRLAETVCKREAE, from the coding sequence ATGCCAGATAACATCGACTACACTCTCTACGCGGTGACCGACGATTCTCCGGACATTGCCGCGAAGCTGGCCGAAGCCCTGGAAGGCGGCGCGACGATCGTCCAGCTCAGAAGAAAGGGATGCGGATCGAAAGAACTCGCGGAAAAAGCGCGCGCGCTCAAAGCGATAACCGACGCGGCCGCGGTTCCGCTCGTCGTGAACGACGACCCCGAGGCGGCGAAACTTTCGGGCGCCGCAGGCGCGCATATCGGCCAGGGAGACGGAGACGTCCGTAAGGCGCGGGAAATTCTCGGGCCGGACAAGATTCTCGGAGTGTCGGCGGGAACCGTCGCGGAGGCCGCGCGGGCTGAACGCGAGGGCGCCGACTACATCGGAGTCGGCGCCGTGTTTCCGACCGGATCGAAGGCCGACGCGGAAAGCGTTTCGATCGGGACGCTGAGAGAAATAGCCGCCGCCGTAAGCATACCCGTCGTCGCCATCGGCGGCATCGGGGAGGGAAACATCGGGCGGCTTGCCGGCTCGGGGATAGCGGGAATCGCGGTGATCTCGGCCCTTTTTTCGCCGGCGGGAGGCACGGTGCGCGAAGCCGCGCGGAAGCTGAAAAGGCTGGCTGAGACTGTCTGCAAACGGGAGGCCGAATGA
- the thiD gene encoding bifunctional hydroxymethylpyrimidine kinase/phosphomethylpyrimidine kinase — protein MRAALSIAGTDPTGGAGIFTDLRTFGEYGLRAMGCVTAVIAQNSRGATGPRQEQPCGDGKTTVEPGRDDEMPQACRQTTVEPGREDPLPAVRGCSGGAERSAGAIRACEGLSGAIACVEPAMLEAQLEAVYGEIAPDAVKIGLLPTPEAVKAAAGALARRGQKRIVVDPVLKASSGLVLTAPDTVRALIEFLFPLADLITPNMAELSILAGMTVRSKEDMEKAGIALAGKTGRAVLAKGGHLSGDCDDCLISGGTIRWFAGKRVFGGNERGTGCRLSSGICAELASGRDIAEAIARAKERLAAALSARL, from the coding sequence ATGAGGGCGGCGCTCTCCATCGCGGGGACCGATCCGACCGGGGGCGCGGGAATTTTCACGGACCTTCGGACGTTCGGCGAATACGGGCTGCGCGCCATGGGATGCGTTACCGCGGTGATCGCGCAAAACTCGCGCGGGGCAACCGGTCCGCGGCAAGAACAGCCGTGCGGGGACGGCAAAACGACGGTCGAGCCCGGCAGAGACGACGAAATGCCTCAGGCATGCAGGCAGACGACGGTCGAACCCGGCAGAGAGGACCCCTTGCCGGCAGTTCGCGGATGTTCAGGCGGCGCGGAGCGCTCTGCCGGAGCGATTCGCGCTTGCGAGGGGCTCTCGGGAGCGATCGCCTGCGTGGAGCCTGCGATGCTGGAAGCCCAGCTGGAGGCGGTCTACGGAGAAATAGCGCCCGACGCGGTGAAGATCGGGCTTCTCCCGACGCCGGAAGCCGTGAAAGCGGCGGCGGGTGCGCTCGCGCGCCGCGGACAGAAACGCATCGTCGTTGATCCGGTGCTCAAGGCGTCCAGCGGACTCGTCCTGACGGCGCCGGATACGGTGCGCGCCCTGATCGAGTTTCTCTTTCCTCTGGCGGATCTGATCACGCCGAACATGGCAGAGCTTTCGATTCTGGCCGGAATGACGGTGCGGTCGAAGGAAGACATGGAGAAGGCAGGCATCGCGTTGGCCGGGAAAACGGGAAGAGCTGTTCTCGCGAAGGGCGGACACCTTTCAGGCGATTGCGACGACTGCCTGATCTCGGGCGGGACGATCCGGTGGTTCGCCGGCAAGAGGGTATTCGGAGGGAACGAGAGGGGAACGGGATGCCGGCTCTCCTCGGGTATCTGCGCCGAGCTCGCCTCGGGGCGCGATATCGCCGAGGCGATAGCGCGGGCGAAAGAGCGGCTCGCGGCCGCTCTTTCGGCGAGACTATAG
- a CDS encoding ion transporter: MSVLTAILVFFINTFYRIVFDSFSVDAIYVGAVCVFIVDAALNFFTTVKIGHIKYESFAEIRGRYLKKDFYIDLFSAAPIEYVLLAAGAGIQPDSPAQTAMLALHALSLVKLCKVSRIFRELGETIPILPSVWRLIHFAYWLALTVHGIVIGWLLIGAGEAHRNAGDQYLRGLYWAITTVSTIEYGDYGPDHDSNIQVFYTLLVELFGVGMFSYVVANVSSLISNLDISRSNWQRKLEEINAYMISQNIRRIFRSG; this comes from the coding sequence TTGTCCGTCTTGACGGCGATTCTCGTTTTTTTCATCAACACCTTCTACCGCATCGTATTCGACTCGTTTTCGGTCGACGCAATATACGTCGGCGCCGTTTGCGTATTCATCGTCGACGCGGCCCTCAACTTCTTCACCACAGTGAAAATAGGACACATCAAATACGAATCGTTCGCCGAGATACGCGGAAGATATCTGAAGAAGGATTTTTATATCGACCTTTTTTCAGCAGCGCCGATAGAATATGTTCTCCTCGCCGCCGGCGCGGGGATTCAGCCCGATAGTCCGGCGCAAACGGCGATGCTCGCCCTGCATGCGCTGTCGCTCGTAAAGCTCTGCAAGGTTTCGCGCATTTTCCGTGAACTCGGCGAAACGATACCGATTCTCCCCTCGGTCTGGCGTCTTATCCATTTCGCGTACTGGCTCGCTCTGACGGTCCACGGAATCGTTATCGGATGGCTTCTCATAGGAGCCGGAGAAGCGCACCGGAACGCCGGAGATCAATACCTGAGAGGCCTGTACTGGGCGATCACGACCGTTTCCACCATCGAGTACGGAGACTACGGACCGGACCACGACAGCAACATCCAGGTGTTCTACACCCTGCTGGTGGAGCTCTTCGGAGTGGGCATGTTTTCGTACGTAGTCGCGAACGTATCGAGCTTGATATCGAATCTCGATATATCCAGAAGCAACTGGCAGCGGAAGCTGGAAGAAATCAACGCGTACATGATCTCCCAGAACATCCGAAGGATCTTCAGGAGCGGGTGA
- the thiM gene encoding hydroxyethylthiazole kinase, with translation MSCNTCETQAIASLCDDIRTLRPLVHCITNYVTVNDCANILLAAGAAPVMADDRAEAAEIASIAQALVINIGTLNERTIESMKLAARAAAKKNIPILLDPVGAGASALRTKTALSLVEEFRFAVIRGNRSEIAVLLGGQGGTRGVDATGQATEADGETAARLAEKTGAVVAVTGAVDYISDGAKILSVSNGHPMMAQITGSGCMLSALLGAWLASGRAAARDAGRAEITGSDLHAAAGGIAAIGLAGEAAARAAGAAGTGSFRVALIDAVSRLDGRTLGEGMRLDAR, from the coding sequence ATGTCCTGTAATACCTGCGAAACGCAAGCGATCGCGTCTCTCTGCGACGATATCAGAACGCTCAGACCGCTCGTGCACTGCATCACCAACTACGTTACCGTGAACGACTGCGCGAACATCCTGCTCGCCGCCGGGGCCGCTCCCGTGATGGCCGACGACCGTGCCGAAGCGGCAGAGATCGCGTCCATCGCGCAAGCGCTTGTCATAAATATCGGAACGCTCAACGAACGGACCATCGAGTCCATGAAGCTGGCCGCGCGCGCGGCGGCGAAAAAGAATATTCCGATTCTCCTTGATCCGGTCGGAGCCGGAGCCTCGGCGCTGAGAACGAAGACGGCCCTCTCTCTCGTCGAGGAGTTCCGCTTCGCCGTGATACGGGGAAACCGCTCGGAAATCGCCGTCCTTCTCGGCGGACAGGGCGGAACGCGCGGAGTCGACGCGACGGGACAGGCGACCGAAGCCGACGGCGAAACCGCCGCGAGGCTCGCGGAAAAAACGGGGGCGGTGGTAGCGGTCACCGGAGCCGTAGACTACATCTCCGACGGAGCGAAGATACTCTCCGTCTCCAACGGCCACCCCATGATGGCGCAGATCACCGGGTCCGGGTGCATGCTTTCCGCCCTGCTCGGGGCATGGCTCGCCTCTGGACGCGCGGCGGCTCGGGATGCCGGACGCGCTGAAATTACCGGATCGGACCTGCATGCGGCAGCCGGCGGGATCGCGGCTATCGGACTCGCCGGAGAAGCGGCAGCGCGAGCGGCCGGCGCGGCGGGAACGGGTTCGTTCAGGGTCGCCCTCATCGACGCGGTCTCCCGGCTCGACGGCCGGACCCTCGGGGAAGGAATGCGCCTGGATGCCAGATAA
- a CDS encoding ATP-binding protein, with product MSVTNRTKLFYWIYPPYLATALVCALAFTAFTSSRASDFFFELTSLELHETAKLAANAFEPLLSSDSPKESLGALASALTNNTQIRLTVIDPDGLVLADTVADPSAMDLHLDRDEIRRAFSRGSGSAVRTSVSTGITTTYEAVALRRADGSPLAIVRASMPFSILGTRKNELALHVFLFGFVILALVSVIAGLLAHRLVQPILRIHSGARLFAQGRLKDKIPETGPREVASLAAMMNKMAEDLDSRIRIVASQQAELASILNGIPEAVAVIGPALDVLACNPAFRKMFQLPALPPETGSPSWGALIALTRSAELSDFMAAALHAEGPLEAGITRYAPEARQLRLISSPMGQGKSVLVISDLTHLNRLETVRRDFTTNVSHELRTPITSIKAALETLQDSGFDDAERARNFLTMALRGTGRLEAILSDLFSLARIEEDESHGIETEAVDMDALIDGVVGEVRSAVPDSVVIERGPDCESGLVVPAHPGLLRQALSNLLENASKYASSGGPIAVSVYAEDGNAVLSVADKGPGIPARDRERIFERFYRIDRARSRDTGGTGLGLAIVKHIARAHSGFVTLDSEEGSGSIFRIHIPLVRLQR from the coding sequence CTATCCGCCCTATCTCGCCACCGCCCTCGTCTGCGCCCTGGCCTTCACCGCCTTCACCTCGAGCCGGGCGTCCGACTTTTTCTTCGAACTCACCTCTCTCGAGCTGCACGAAACCGCGAAGCTCGCGGCGAACGCCTTCGAGCCCCTTCTCTCGTCGGACTCGCCGAAGGAATCCCTCGGCGCCCTCGCTTCCGCCTTAACGAATAACACGCAGATCCGTCTTACCGTTATTGATCCCGACGGACTCGTGCTTGCCGACACCGTCGCCGATCCCTCCGCCATGGACCTTCACCTCGACCGCGACGAAATCCGCCGCGCCTTCTCCCGGGGGTCGGGCTCGGCAGTCCGCACCTCGGTTTCAACCGGCATTACCACCACCTACGAAGCGGTCGCCCTCCGCAGGGCCGACGGTTCGCCGCTGGCGATCGTGCGCGCTTCCATGCCCTTCAGCATTCTCGGAACCCGCAAGAACGAGCTCGCCCTCCACGTGTTTCTGTTCGGCTTCGTAATTCTCGCCCTCGTCTCCGTCATCGCCGGCCTTCTCGCCCATCGCCTCGTCCAGCCCATCCTGAGAATCCATTCGGGAGCCCGCCTTTTCGCCCAGGGCAGGCTCAAGGATAAAATCCCCGAAACAGGCCCGCGCGAAGTCGCCTCCCTCGCCGCCATGATGAATAAAATGGCCGAGGATCTCGACTCGAGAATCCGCATCGTCGCGAGCCAGCAGGCCGAACTCGCCTCAATCCTCAACGGCATTCCCGAAGCGGTCGCCGTAATCGGACCTGCCCTCGACGTTCTCGCCTGCAATCCCGCCTTCCGAAAAATGTTCCAGCTCCCCGCCCTTCCGCCCGAGACGGGCTCTCCCTCATGGGGCGCCCTCATCGCCCTCACCCGCAGCGCCGAGCTTTCCGATTTCATGGCCGCCGCCCTCCATGCCGAGGGTCCCCTCGAAGCCGGCATCACCCGCTACGCTCCGGAAGCCCGCCAGCTCAGGCTCATTTCCTCGCCCATGGGGCAGGGGAAGTCCGTGCTGGTCATCAGCGACCTCACCCATCTCAACCGCCTGGAAACCGTCCGCCGCGACTTCACCACCAACGTATCGCACGAGCTGCGCACGCCGATCACCTCGATCAAGGCCGCCCTCGAAACCCTGCAGGATTCCGGCTTCGACGACGCCGAGCGCGCCCGCAATTTTCTCACGATGGCCCTCCGGGGCACCGGCCGCCTGGAAGCCATCCTCTCGGACCTCTTTTCCCTGGCCCGCATCGAAGAAGACGAATCGCATGGAATCGAAACTGAAGCCGTAGACATGGACGCTCTGATCGATGGAGTCGTCGGCGAAGTACGCTCGGCCGTTCCGGATTCCGTCGTCATAGAGCGCGGCCCGGATTGCGAAAGCGGTCTCGTTGTTCCTGCGCACCCGGGGCTTTTGCGCCAGGCCCTTTCAAACTTGCTGGAGAATGCGTCGAAGTACGCTTCTTCCGGCGGCCCTATCGCCGTGTCCGTCTACGCCGAGGACGGCAACGCCGTCCTCTCGGTCGCGGACAAAGGCCCGGGAATTCCCGCTCGCGACCGCGAGCGGATCTTCGAACGCTTCTACCGAATCGACCGCGCCCGCTCGCGGGACACCGGCGGCACCGGCCTCGGCCTTGCCATCGTCAAGCACATAGCGCGCGCCCACTCGGGCTTCGTCACCCTCGACTCCGAGGAAGGCTCGGGCTCGATTTTCCGCATACACATTCCCCTCGTTCGCCTGCAGCGATAG
- the thiC gene encoding phosphomethylpyrimidine synthase ThiC, producing MEQRRTCKSQMEAARSGEITAEVREAARFEGIEPALLRDMIASGTAALPANRRHLKLEPRAVGRKLKTKINVNMGTSRDIEDAEGELEKVRLAEKLGAHALMDLSSAGDTRRLRRTIIETSPLMIGTVPAYDTVARANKPLREITSDDWIESVRLHAEDGVDFQTIHAGLTKRLAEEIIQRSKTGARLTGLVSRGGSLLFAWMAETGKENPYYERFDEVLAICAEHEVTVSLGDSCRPGSTADSSDGAQIGELIVLGDLVQRARKAGVQTIVEGPGHMALDEIEANMAIARRLCGDAPFYVLGPLTTDIAPGYDHITAAIGGAVAAAAGAAFLCYVTPAEHLRLPTLEDVREGIIASVIAAHSADIAKGVPGARDRDDRMSRARQNLDWEQMFTLAVDPEKARLYRSQSEPSEKDSCTMCGKLCAVRNVNRVISGEASDVL from the coding sequence ATGGAACAGAGAAGGACTTGCAAAAGTCAGATGGAAGCGGCGCGTTCGGGCGAGATCACGGCCGAGGTGCGCGAGGCCGCGCGGTTCGAGGGAATCGAACCCGCTCTTTTGCGCGACATGATCGCCTCGGGAACGGCGGCGTTGCCGGCGAACAGACGGCATCTCAAGCTTGAGCCCCGCGCGGTGGGCCGCAAGCTGAAAACAAAAATCAACGTAAACATGGGAACCTCCCGGGACATCGAGGACGCAGAGGGAGAGCTCGAGAAAGTGCGCCTCGCCGAAAAGCTCGGCGCCCATGCCCTCATGGATTTGAGCTCCGCCGGAGACACCCGGCGGCTCCGCAGAACGATAATCGAAACATCGCCGCTCATGATCGGAACGGTTCCCGCATACGATACCGTCGCCCGGGCGAACAAACCATTGAGGGAAATCACCTCGGACGACTGGATCGAATCGGTACGCCTCCACGCCGAGGACGGAGTCGATTTCCAGACGATTCACGCCGGTTTGACGAAGCGCCTCGCGGAGGAAATCATCCAGAGAAGCAAAACCGGCGCCCGCCTTACCGGCCTTGTATCGCGCGGAGGATCTCTCCTGTTCGCGTGGATGGCCGAAACCGGAAAAGAAAATCCCTACTACGAGCGGTTCGACGAAGTGCTAGCGATTTGCGCTGAGCATGAGGTGACGGTGAGCCTCGGGGATTCGTGCAGGCCGGGATCGACGGCGGACTCGAGCGACGGAGCGCAGATCGGAGAGCTCATAGTTCTCGGAGATCTGGTACAGCGGGCGCGGAAGGCGGGCGTGCAAACGATCGTGGAAGGCCCGGGGCACATGGCCCTGGACGAAATCGAAGCGAACATGGCGATAGCCCGGAGGCTCTGCGGCGACGCTCCCTTCTACGTGCTCGGACCGTTGACGACGGACATAGCTCCCGGCTACGACCACATCACCGCGGCTATCGGCGGGGCCGTCGCGGCGGCGGCGGGAGCGGCATTCCTCTGCTACGTGACGCCGGCCGAGCATCTGCGGCTTCCCACGCTGGAAGACGTTCGGGAGGGAATAATCGCTTCGGTCATCGCGGCCCACTCGGCGGACATAGCGAAGGGAGTTCCCGGTGCGCGGGATCGCGACGACCGCATGAGCAGGGCGAGGCAGAATCTCGACTGGGAGCAGATGTTCACCCTTGCCGTCGATCCTGAAAAAGCGCGCCTCTACCGCTCTCAATCCGAGCCGAGCGAAAAGGACAGCTGCACCATGTGCGGAAAGCTCTGCGCGGTGCGCAACGTAAACCGCGTGATCTCCGGGGAGGCCTCCGATGTCCTGTAA